The Acinetobacter shaoyimingii DNA segment CCATTTATCGCCTTGTTGCGCTTCTAAAACCACGTCTACATTTGCAGAAGGTAAACCTGTTTCAGTATTTAAAACATGCACGCTCAAAGGATTTTGAGCAAAAGCAAAACTAGACATCGTCAGTGCTAAAACAGAAACAAACTGTAGTTTCATGGTGGTAAATATCCGATCAATCATTACAGCTTCAATTTTAAAGCTTTAAAAACGCAAAACTAGAGTAAAAATGTAATAAAAAAGGATGCTTAAGCATCCTTCCTTATTTTTCAAAATTTTTCAAAACGATTAACGTGCACGACGACCACGAGGAGTCTTGGTATTCGGACGAGTTGTACCATTGGTCTTACGACGCGGTTTTTCACTTTCATCCATTTGCCAAATACGCTTTGTACCAGATGGTTTTTTCTTTGGAGTACCATCTTTATTGACTTTTTTATGGATTGGTTTACCCCCAGTACCGCCTGGCTTTTTCACATAAGAACGAGAACGATACGGTTCTTCAGCAGGAACATTTTGGAAATCAGGATACAATAGTGGCTCAATCTCTTTGGTTTCACCCGGTTGTAAACCCAATTGCACCAAATCGATTGCACCAATTTTAGTGCGAATCAAACGTAATGTCGGAAAACCAACAGCCGCGGTCATACGACGAACTTGGCGGTTACGACCTTCACAAATCGAAATTTCAATCCAAGAGGTCGGTACAGAAGCACGGAAACGAACAGGAGGATCACGATCCCATAACCATTCAGGTTGTTCAACTTTAATGGCTTTGGCAGGCAAAGTAAGACCGTCTTTAAGTTCTACACCTTTACGAAGTTGCTCAAGTGCTTCTTCGGTCACATCACCTTCAACTTGCACAACATAAGTTTTAAACTTTTTATTTGCAGGGTTAGTGATATATTGATTTAAACCACCGTGGTCAGTCAAAAAGATTAGACCTTCCGAGTCCATATCTAAACGACCTGCCAAACGTAGCGTTGGGTCATCAACAAAATCTGACATAGTCAGATGCGCTTCGTCTTTACGAAACTGGGAGAGCACGTCATAGGGCTTGTTTAAAATGACGATTTTCATAAAAAATGCTTCTTTAATCTAGATAAATATAGAATTGGTTGAGTTTTATTCAATGGTGAAATGCAGTTATTTCCCATATAAATCTCAAAATATGGATGAATTCAATTAGACTATTATGCGATAAGAACAGTCGAAAGTATTGCTAATTGGCAAATATTTTTAAGAAAGAATCATAAAAAGGAGCGCCAATCGAATGGGTTATCAGAAGATTATAGCACCAATGGATGGTAGCAAAATTACCGTTAAATCAGATTTAACTTTGAATGTTCCCAATAACCCAATTATTCCTTTTATTG contains these protein-coding regions:
- a CDS encoding rRNA large subunit pseudouridine synthase E encodes the protein MKIVILNKPYDVLSQFRKDEAHLTMSDFVDDPTLRLAGRLDMDSEGLIFLTDHGGLNQYITNPANKKFKTYVVQVEGDVTEEALEQLRKGVELKDGLTLPAKAIKVEQPEWLWDRDPPVRFRASVPTSWIEISICEGRNRQVRRMTAAVGFPTLRLIRTKIGAIDLVQLGLQPGETKEIEPLLYPDFQNVPAEEPYRSRSYVKKPGGTGGKPIHKKVNKDGTPKKKPSGTKRIWQMDESEKPRRKTNGTTRPNTKTPRGRRAR